The sequence GTGGTCTGTCGGCATCGCAAGCTGACGCACGGCGGACGCAGGATCATCGGCCTTGGTCACCGCAGACGTGACCGCAATGGCGGTGACACCGCTTTGCCAGACGGCCGGAGCGTTGTCGGACGTGATGCCGCCGATGGCGACCGTCGGGAGTCGATCGAGTGCGGCGGCTTCGTGGGCGAACTCCAGGCCAGGAAGAAAATCGCGTGGCTTGGTCGGGCTCGGAAAGACCGGGCCGACGCCGACGTAGTCTGCGCCGTCGCGCCACGCTGCTTCGACCTGATCGATGTCGTGCGTGCTGACTCCGACGATTTTGCTCGCCCCGACCAGCTTGCGGACCTCGCGGCACGGGAGGTCGCTCTGGCCGACATGGACGCCGTCTGCGTCGGCAAGCAGCGCGACGTCAGGGCGGTCGTTGACGATCAGCAGACACTTTCTCTCACCGCAGAGCGTGCGAAGTCGACGTGCTCGGATCAGAAGCTCGCCCGACGGCAGGTCCGGCTCGCGCAGCTGCAGCACGTCCGCTCCGCCGTCGATGGCGAGTTTCGACGTTTCGAACCAGTCGCGCCGGCAGAAGCTCTCGGTGATGAGGACGTAGACGCGAACGCCTGCGAATCGATCGCGTGGCCGGAGGGCGAGCGTGAGCCGTCGCTCCAGCTCGTAGGCGGCATAGCGAACCTGCTCGACCTCCGCGGCGGCTGAGGCATCGAGTGTTTTGAGCGTCTCCTCGACCACCCGCAGGGCCTCCGTCGTCCGCTTGCCCGCGGCGAGGGCGACCGCAGCGAGGTCTGGTCGATCGGCTTCAGCAGGCGTCGAGATGCGTGTGCCGACGTCACCTGGCGTGTCGCGATGTGTGATGGCGGACGCCTGCAGGTCACTTGTCGCCAATGCGAGTCGATGGCGGGCGGTCTTGGCAAGTTCGGACAGCTCTGCGTCGTCCAACGCGAATCGAGCGACGTCCTCCATCGTCCGCAGACCCTCTCGGCAGCGGTTCAGGTTCGCGTCGAGCATGCGGAGGGCGGCAGCCTGCACGCTGCAGGTTATGGGACGAAGCAGCCGATACGGCACCCATGGCATCGGCTACGACGGTCAAGAAGCGCACCCGGACGGCTCCACGCAACCTCAAGGACCGCCAGAAGACGCATTCCAAGGGCCTCAAGGCCGTCAAAAAGCGGGCACGGTCGCAAAAGCCAGGTGTGGTGGGCCAGATCAAGCCACGCCTTTACGATCCTGCCGGCGTGCCGGTGACCAATCAGATCATCCAGGGCGACTCGCTCGAGCTGCTCCAGAACGGACCCGCCGGTTGGGTCGACCTCGTCTTTGCCGATCCGCCGTTCAACATCGGCTACCTCTACGACGGCTACGAGGACCTTAAGCCGGCCGAGCAATACGTGAAGTGGTGCGGCGAATGGATGAAGGCCGTCCAGCACGCGCTGAAAGACACCGGCAGCTTCTTCCTGGCCATCGGCGACGACTACGCGGCCGAGCTTTGCGTCGAGGCCAAGAAGCTCGGCTTCACGATGCGGAACTGGATCATCTGGCACTACACCTTCGGCCAGCAGCCCAAGCACAAGTTTGCCCGCAGCCATACGCACATCCTCTACTTCACCAAGGACGCCAAGAAGTTCACGTTCAACGGCGACGACATCCGCGTGAAGAGCGCTCGCCAGACGATCTACAACGACCCGCGGGCCAGCAAGAAGGGCAAGCTGCCCGACGACACGTGGTACCTCCGGCCGCAGGAAGCTCAGGGCGATCTCTTCGAGCCCGACCAGGACGTCTGGAACGAAAGCCGCGTCTGCGGCACGTTCAAGGAGCGTGAAGGCTGGCACGGCTGCCAGATGCCGATCGCCGTGCTCGATCGCATCATCAAGGCCGCCAGCCATCCGGGTGACGTCGTGCTCGACCCGTTCAACGGCAGCGGCACGACCTGCCTGTCCGCGGCTTTGCTCGGCCGGCAGTACGTCGGCATCGAGCTCAACGAGGACTACGTCGAGCTCGCCCGGAAGCGTGTCGAACACGCCCTTGAAGGTGTCGAAGACCTCAAGGCCGCCAACGGCCCCGGCGCGACCAGCGGCACGTTCGAACTGGCCAAGATTCTCGAGCACGTCACCGACCCGAACCGCGCCAGCAAGGTGCAAACGGCAACCGACGCCCTCGGCCGCCCGCGCGTCGCCCGTCGGAAAAGGTCGGCGTAGCAATAATGTGATATTCCTGCAGTTTACTAATTCTATGCGTAGCCAGATTGTCGCATGGCACGCCGTTGGAATGCGATAGTGATTCCGTTACGGTCACCGAGGACAATTTGCGGTGATAAACATTCCGTGGGGAGTGTTTAGAATCACATTCTCGTAGGAGTTGCGATGAAACACAAGAAGAAATCTGTAGCAGCAGCGCTCGTCGCTGCTGTTGTACCTGTCAGTGTGATTTCAGCGTTCGAGACACAAATCGATTTCTCTGCGACCTTTAACACACGAATTACCGAGGGAAGAGTCGGCGGAGCCTCGACATTGAATGGGAACATCACGGACTGGTCTTTCTTTGATGGAACTGTAGTTGACAGCAGTAGGACGGTAAGTGTGATGGATGCGCCGATAGGCCAAACGACTCAAGGGCCACCTGATATCGGTATTGCATTGAGTGCTGGTGGGACGTAGATAGTAGACACATCAGGTTGGCCGAGCGCGGGATTTGGAACTCGTGATACCGCTGGTTTTGGGACTTGGTCGAGTGCTGGCGTAGAAGACTTTTCAATCTCGACGTCGCTGAGAGGTGGGGCAATCGTTTACAAGCGAATTATCGACAGCGAGCCAGGATCGATCTTTACAGGTAAGCCTTGGAGCAAAGAGACTTACGAGGAAGTTCTCTTTGGAAGTGGATTTTCATCTGCAGAAGTTGTCTCTTTCGATCCAACGATTAATCAACAGAATATTGTCATGACGTCGGCATCCTCATCTATCACGCTCGATTATACAATCAACTCGGTGTCGGCGTATACACCTTATTTCGCCGTTCCCGGTGACGGCGGTTTTACGAGCTACGAAGAAAGCGTCAACGACCCTGCAACAGTCTACGTTATTTCTCAAGGTCAGACTGTACTATCGAGAGGGATGATCGGCGTCAATTTTGAGGGTGATGTCTTCAAGTCTGGCGACGTTCTCACATCAACGACAGCACCGTCCGGGTCGCTCGTGTATGATGTGGATCTCGACCT is a genomic window of Planctomycetota bacterium containing:
- a CDS encoding site-specific DNA-methyltransferase, with protein sequence MASATTVKKRTRTAPRNLKDRQKTHSKGLKAVKKRARSQKPGVVGQIKPRLYDPAGVPVTNQIIQGDSLELLQNGPAGWVDLVFADPPFNIGYLYDGYEDLKPAEQYVKWCGEWMKAVQHALKDTGSFFLAIGDDYAAELCVEAKKLGFTMRNWIIWHYTFGQQPKHKFARSHTHILYFTKDAKKFTFNGDDIRVKSARQTIYNDPRASKKGKLPDDTWYLRPQEAQGDLFEPDQDVWNESRVCGTFKEREGWHGCQMPIAVLDRIIKAASHPGDVVLDPFNGSGTTCLSAALLGRQYVGIELNEDYVELARKRVEHALEGVEDLKAANGPGATSGTFELAKILEHVTDPNRASKVQTATDALGRPRVARRKRSA
- a CDS encoding thiamine phosphate synthase; translation: MQAAALRMLDANLNRCREGLRTMEDVARFALDDAELSELAKTARHRLALATSDLQASAITHRDTPGDVGTRISTPAEADRPDLAAVALAAGKRTTEALRVVEETLKTLDASAAAEVEQVRYAAYELERRLTLALRPRDRFAGVRVYVLITESFCRRDWFETSKLAIDGGADVLQLREPDLPSGELLIRARRLRTLCGERKCLLIVNDRPDVALLADADGVHVGQSDLPCREVRKLVGASKIVGVSTHDIDQVEAAWRDGADYVGVGPVFPSPTKPRDFLPGLEFAHEAAALDRLPTVAIGGITSDNAPAVWQSGVTAIAVTSAVTKADDPASAVRQLAMPTDH